A window from Leptospira meyeri encodes these proteins:
- a CDS encoding flagellar basal body P-ring protein FlgI, whose product MAMTVLNRNISNLEFKEEDFRFLGNLFFALIIFLFATLPSFAVETRLKDLVRIDAVRENQLTGFGLVVGLNGTGDTKNPLTEEALQNYLAGLGVNTKKNLRDAKNTASVLITANVPVNLKEGDKIDVLVSSLGDARSLEGGVLLQSPLKAGNGETIAVASGVLAFGGKEKKRGGADKKSGSNTALVPMGAILEKSVPNAPVTKSVKLTLLEKDYTTMGAIVDAITAELAVVPEVVSPTEVLVPLPLKNSGQNPSGEMAAGEPKLDLAFLAKLENLTVNSSPVARVVINERTGTIVMGANIAIDEVAISQQGLSIQIASRDKARYFFPIQEEGKGESVFVLKETTQVSDVVGALNKVGASTRDIISILEALKKQGALKAELVIQ is encoded by the coding sequence GTGGCAATGACTGTTTTGAATCGAAATATATCAAACCTAGAGTTCAAAGAAGAAGATTTTCGATTTTTAGGAAATCTCTTTTTCGCACTTATAATTTTCCTTTTTGCCACTCTCCCCAGTTTTGCAGTAGAAACGAGACTAAAAGATTTGGTGCGCATTGATGCGGTTCGTGAAAACCAACTCACTGGATTTGGTCTGGTGGTGGGTCTGAATGGCACAGGGGATACAAAAAACCCACTCACCGAAGAGGCTTTACAAAATTATTTAGCTGGTCTTGGTGTAAATACCAAAAAGAACCTAAGAGATGCCAAAAATACAGCTTCCGTTCTCATCACTGCCAATGTTCCTGTCAACCTAAAGGAGGGGGATAAAATTGATGTTTTGGTTTCTTCCCTCGGTGATGCACGTTCTCTTGAAGGAGGAGTGCTTTTACAATCTCCTTTAAAAGCAGGGAATGGAGAAACGATTGCCGTTGCTTCCGGCGTACTTGCGTTTGGTGGAAAAGAGAAAAAACGAGGTGGGGCTGATAAAAAATCAGGATCCAATACAGCGCTTGTTCCTATGGGTGCCATTTTAGAAAAATCGGTTCCCAATGCCCCTGTGACTAAATCGGTGAAACTCACACTTCTAGAAAAAGATTATACCACGATGGGTGCGATAGTGGATGCCATTACTGCGGAACTTGCTGTGGTTCCAGAAGTGGTTTCTCCGACCGAAGTCCTTGTTCCCTTGCCACTAAAAAATTCCGGCCAAAATCCTAGTGGGGAAATGGCAGCAGGAGAACCCAAACTCGATTTGGCCTTTCTTGCTAAGTTAGAAAACCTAACAGTAAATTCTTCACCGGTGGCTCGCGTGGTGATCAACGAAAGAACGGGAACCATTGTGATGGGGGCCAATATCGCTATCGATGAAGTGGCCATATCCCAACAAGGACTCTCCATTCAAATTGCTAGTAGAGACAAGGCTCGGTATTTTTTTCCCATCCAAGAGGAAGGCAAAGGAGAATCTGTTTTTGTTTTAAAAGAAACTACACAAGTTTCGGATGTGGTGGGTGCTCTGAACAAGGTGGGAGCTTCCACCCGGGACATTATCTCCATTTTGGAGGCCTTAAAGAAACAAGGGGCCTTAAAAGCGGAACTTGTGATTCAGTAA
- a CDS encoding M16 family metallopeptidase, with product MASVIECKRTVLPNGLTVLFQPMKHASSMGVGVFLKQGSLAETNAEHGYFHFLEHMLFKDTERRTSKEIAESIERVGGILNGSTGREYTQYYVVAIKDQAELAFDILSDMLFRPLFRKEDIQTEKGVIMEEMRSYEDAPDDFVYDYYFRNIFGKSPYGRDIIGTKKSVTGVSEKSIRTFFEKHYFPKNMVISVSGNFTWEKILDLTNKYFYFENPKGKNPTELIIPAPKKSYSKHLERRKIEQFHIMLGVNGNKRDYRTVTVTQLISTILGGGMASRLFQNIREKEGLCYSIYSFPSYYKTTGLFSISSATSKEKAARCVELILKELESISKNGFSKSELADAKSNQMGSIAIGYELPENRMNNIGLQEIYYGKYFSLEDRMKSIKSVTLDEINETAKQLFDLKKVHLSCVGDMSESQFAKIPVQFGF from the coding sequence ATGGCATCCGTCATCGAATGCAAACGAACTGTTTTACCCAATGGGTTAACGGTTCTCTTTCAACCTATGAAACACGCATCCTCTATGGGGGTGGGTGTTTTTTTGAAACAGGGCAGTCTTGCCGAAACTAATGCTGAACACGGATACTTTCACTTTTTAGAGCATATGCTCTTTAAGGATACAGAGCGTAGAACGAGTAAAGAAATTGCTGAATCGATTGAACGAGTCGGAGGAATCTTAAATGGTTCTACTGGTCGTGAGTACACTCAGTATTATGTAGTTGCAATCAAAGACCAAGCGGAACTTGCGTTCGATATTCTTTCCGACATGTTATTTCGTCCTCTTTTTCGAAAAGAAGACATCCAAACGGAAAAAGGTGTCATTATGGAAGAGATGCGTTCTTATGAGGACGCACCCGATGATTTTGTTTATGATTATTACTTTCGTAATATCTTTGGGAAGTCACCTTACGGTCGTGATATTATTGGAACTAAAAAATCAGTCACAGGGGTCAGTGAAAAATCCATCCGAACATTTTTTGAAAAACATTATTTCCCCAAAAATATGGTGATTTCCGTTTCCGGAAATTTCACCTGGGAAAAAATTTTAGACCTAACCAATAAATATTTTTATTTTGAAAATCCTAAAGGCAAAAATCCCACTGAGCTTATCATTCCAGCACCTAAAAAAAGTTATTCGAAGCATTTAGAACGCCGTAAAATCGAGCAGTTTCATATTATGCTTGGTGTGAATGGAAACAAAAGAGATTACCGAACAGTGACTGTCACCCAACTTATCTCCACAATTCTTGGGGGAGGTATGGCTTCGCGGCTTTTTCAAAACATCAGAGAAAAAGAAGGGTTATGTTATAGCATTTATAGTTTTCCTTCTTATTACAAAACAACAGGACTTTTTTCTATCTCCTCTGCGACTTCCAAAGAAAAAGCAGCACGCTGTGTGGAACTCATTCTAAAAGAATTGGAAAGTATTTCTAAAAATGGTTTTTCTAAATCGGAACTGGCTGATGCAAAATCCAACCAAATGGGTTCCATTGCCATCGGGTACGAACTTCCCGAAAACCGAATGAATAATATTGGCCTTCAAGAAATTTATTATGGTAAGTATTTTTCATTGGAAGACCGAATGAAATCGATCAAATCAGTTACCTTGGATGAAATTAATGAAACTGCAAAACAATTGTTTGATTTAAAGAAAGTTCACTTATCTTGCGTGGGAGATATGTCAGAGAGTCAATTTGCCAAAATCCCGGTCCAGTTTGGTTTTTGA
- a CDS encoding rod-binding protein: MDIHKIQDYSNRLSRSLDESILSRVKSYSDEMKPPKKDGVSDFQNLLETHEEIMGKVSSSSLRVPQNIREEIKEDPYRKKLYDASVEFESVFVKMMLKEMKNTIHKEKMIDGGYAEEIFEDMLYDEYAKNISQNESMGLAEEIYKQMSASLPPVKKNPYF; this comes from the coding sequence ATGGACATTCATAAAATCCAAGACTATTCGAATCGCCTGAGCCGTTCCCTGGACGAATCTATCCTAAGCCGGGTGAAATCCTATTCGGATGAAATGAAACCACCTAAAAAAGACGGTGTGTCGGATTTTCAAAACTTACTCGAAACTCATGAAGAAATTATGGGAAAGGTGAGTTCCTCATCCCTCCGAGTTCCGCAAAACATTCGTGAGGAGATCAAAGAAGATCCTTATCGCAAAAAACTTTATGACGCATCCGTGGAATTTGAATCTGTTTTTGTGAAGATGATGCTCAAAGAAATGAAAAACACAATTCACAAAGAGAAAATGATCGATGGTGGTTATGCAGAAGAGATTTTTGAAGATATGCTTTATGATGAGTATGCTAAAAATATTTCTCAAAACGAATCGATGGGACTTGCGGAAGAGATTTACAAACAAATGTCTGCCTCTCTTCCACCGGTGAAAAAAAATCCCTATTTCTAA
- a CDS encoding YhjD/YihY/BrkB family envelope integrity protein encodes MNDFTQPPLLVRLTTIPEEKGWKRKLILGIRVLLVSIHRFMKDDCLIIGSSLAYTTIVTLIPTLTVALALITVASGIQTRQGEMVDEINAYLLRNNIQFDITPYLETLTDIISTASQIGAVGFVVFIFSATAVLRSLEKAFHIIWKIDLHRNFINKFVFYFFLISFGPLLFVVGKNITDKISDSVRPPHLKSIVSTKHGELWVAGEKGNIGSIKELNQSVSFIPNSSIDFENMLCVDFDTVETGTCKKPEISKENFFRIRSVGNTLFSISEEGSFLYSNDLGKSWKLHSLKGIAVSDFGAIDYDTLFILTKDTRTLRYEIGKTLKEIKRFTDPAITPIRIRFFSDKDGFILDREGRLWKTSDGGITFFPQEISPKPLNDIAFLNRNVGFLVGDSGAVFKTVDGGYTWTDLSHRKYSYERVWVFASPKKQDYDVYILTSLGDILLSEDEGENWSTAYKGKAGMILDMVLLSKKSKETAEVLTDGSEPLVEETVEIETEEEAEANSQSESMLGLVGVGEFNKIIRVEEDSKGQTIWKKYQGGKRFFSLYSIFQILLPLLALWLFFLLIFNIIPNTKVPIKASSIGAAVTGIILIIFFWGFINIYLTSFTEKTMIVYKALAAIPIALLAIYSISLIILYGAEVTATLQFPDRYILPKHPFEDIDSNLSYEFYKTIQVLALTYVHQMKQGELIKLSSLRKTLLMPEKDLTTILEKLNDAKLIEMTEDKRVAPVKLKEQIDLVALYEQTSSFKIGAPKELNKISPKLNENLSLLEEKLKEELKKISFKDLV; translated from the coding sequence ATGAATGACTTCACCCAACCACCTTTGCTTGTACGACTCACAACGATTCCAGAAGAAAAAGGTTGGAAACGAAAACTCATTTTAGGGATCCGAGTTCTCCTTGTCTCGATTCACCGGTTTATGAAAGATGATTGCCTCATCATTGGATCAAGTTTGGCATATACAACCATTGTTACCCTCATCCCCACTCTCACAGTGGCCCTCGCCCTCATCACGGTGGCTTCGGGAATCCAAACCAGGCAGGGGGAAATGGTGGATGAAATCAATGCTTACCTACTTCGTAATAATATCCAATTTGATATCACACCATATTTGGAAACTTTGACAGATATCATTTCGACTGCTTCTCAAATTGGAGCGGTTGGATTTGTTGTTTTTATTTTTTCCGCAACAGCTGTATTAAGATCTTTAGAAAAAGCTTTCCATATCATATGGAAAATTGACCTTCACAGAAACTTTATCAATAAGTTTGTATTTTATTTCTTTCTCATCTCATTTGGCCCTCTTCTCTTTGTTGTCGGTAAAAATATCACTGATAAAATATCAGATTCGGTTCGACCTCCACATTTGAAGTCGATTGTTTCCACCAAACATGGAGAACTATGGGTAGCAGGTGAAAAAGGAAATATTGGTAGTATCAAAGAACTTAATCAATCTGTATCTTTTATCCCTAATTCTAGTATTGATTTTGAAAACATGCTTTGTGTTGACTTTGATACAGTAGAAACAGGGACCTGCAAAAAACCAGAGATCTCAAAAGAAAATTTTTTCCGAATTCGTAGCGTTGGAAATACTCTTTTTTCCATCTCAGAAGAAGGAAGTTTTCTTTATTCCAATGATTTAGGAAAATCTTGGAAACTTCATTCACTCAAAGGAATTGCTGTTTCAGATTTTGGTGCGATTGATTATGACACTTTGTTTATCCTAACAAAGGATACACGAACTCTTCGTTACGAAATTGGAAAAACCCTAAAAGAAATCAAAAGATTCACCGATCCTGCCATCACTCCCATTCGGATTCGTTTTTTTTCAGACAAAGATGGATTCATTTTAGATCGTGAAGGAAGGTTGTGGAAAACTAGCGATGGAGGGATCACTTTTTTCCCACAGGAAATCTCTCCTAAACCATTAAATGACATTGCGTTTCTCAATCGTAATGTTGGGTTTTTAGTAGGTGACAGTGGTGCTGTGTTCAAGACCGTCGATGGAGGTTATACTTGGACAGACTTAAGTCATAGAAAGTATTCCTACGAACGTGTTTGGGTTTTTGCATCTCCCAAAAAACAAGATTATGATGTTTATATCCTCACATCACTTGGTGACATTCTTTTGTCTGAAGATGAGGGGGAAAATTGGTCCACAGCGTATAAAGGAAAAGCCGGGATGATCTTAGATATGGTCCTCCTTTCCAAAAAATCAAAAGAAACTGCGGAAGTCCTAACAGATGGATCGGAACCTCTGGTAGAAGAAACTGTGGAAATTGAAACAGAAGAAGAAGCAGAAGCGAATTCCCAAAGCGAAAGTATGTTAGGTTTAGTGGGTGTTGGGGAATTCAATAAAATCATTCGAGTCGAAGAAGATTCAAAAGGCCAAACCATTTGGAAAAAATACCAAGGGGGGAAAAGATTCTTTTCTCTTTATTCCATATTCCAAATTCTCTTACCACTACTCGCTCTTTGGCTTTTCTTTTTGTTAATTTTTAACATCATCCCCAATACAAAAGTGCCGATCAAAGCATCTTCAATTGGAGCCGCAGTGACCGGGATCATTCTCATCATTTTCTTTTGGGGGTTTATCAATATCTATCTAACCTCATTCACGGAAAAAACGATGATTGTGTATAAGGCTCTTGCAGCAATCCCCATTGCTTTACTTGCCATTTACTCCATCTCACTCATCATTTTATACGGAGCGGAAGTCACCGCCACTTTACAATTCCCCGACAGATACATCCTTCCCAAACATCCGTTCGAAGATATTGATAGTAATCTGTCATATGAGTTTTACAAAACCATCCAGGTGTTGGCCCTCACCTATGTCCACCAAATGAAACAAGGAGAACTCATCAAACTTTCAAGCTTACGAAAAACACTTCTGATGCCAGAAAAAGATTTAACTACAATTTTAGAAAAGTTAAACGATGCCAAGCTGATAGAAATGACGGAAGACAAACGAGTTGCTCCTGTAAAATTAAAAGAGCAGATTGATTTAGTAGCTTTATACGAACAAACTTCTAGTTTTAAAATTGGGGCACCGAAAGAACTAAATAAAATTTCTCCAAAACTAAATGAAAACCTCAGTCTGTTAGAAGAGAAACTAAAAGAAGAGCTTAAAAAGATTTCGTTTAAAGATTTGGTTTAA
- a CDS encoding flagellar basal body L-ring protein FlgH: MMKNQNSIQNNHSSLIRQECLHLDLESIGASEDTVKNILSISLSYLLVFVVSIFFSDFSLLAADSLWKDKDPYSYPKTIQPGTVVKVVLKNGLRVEYESEYKATFDNDIKTVPDKKLVPDLPAYNSNSTYMRSKVGKSKSQGKVVGVMAVLVTGIDPGTGNLELEGSKVFNLSEERINLRLSGTISPEDLDKNRFISSDLIANLRVEYQGTLNPKELTNPNVQMKRITNPDGTVTEKAELSEQEKQEIILKNIKRLLGESE, encoded by the coding sequence ATGATGAAGAATCAAAATTCCATACAAAATAATCATTCCAGTTTGATTCGACAAGAGTGTTTGCATTTGGATTTGGAATCCATTGGTGCGTCGGAAGATACAGTAAAAAATATTCTGTCGATTTCCCTCTCTTATCTCTTGGTATTTGTCGTATCTATTTTCTTTTCCGATTTTTCTCTTTTGGCTGCGGATTCTCTTTGGAAAGACAAAGATCCTTATTCTTATCCCAAAACCATACAACCAGGAACTGTGGTAAAGGTGGTTTTAAAAAACGGACTTCGTGTGGAATATGAGTCTGAATACAAAGCTACTTTTGATAATGATATCAAAACCGTTCCCGATAAAAAGTTAGTTCCTGACCTTCCTGCTTATAACTCGAATTCCACATATATGAGATCGAAAGTAGGAAAATCGAAATCCCAAGGAAAAGTTGTGGGAGTCATGGCAGTTCTTGTTACTGGCATCGATCCTGGAACAGGAAACTTGGAACTGGAAGGAAGTAAGGTTTTTAATTTATCAGAAGAAAGAATTAACCTTCGTTTGTCCGGTACAATTTCTCCAGAAGATTTGGACAAAAATCGTTTTATTTCGAGTGATTTGATTGCAAACCTAAGAGTGGAATACCAAGGAACTCTAAATCCAAAAGAACTAACGAATCCCAATGTCCAAATGAAAAGAATCACAAATCCCGATGGAACTGTAACTGAAAAAGCAGAACTATCTGAACAAGAAAAACAAGAAATCATTTTAAAGAATATCAAACGACTCTTAGGTGAAAGTGAGTAA
- the dut gene encoding dUTP diphosphatase, with protein MNQPNLHIQILREGAVLPEYKTSGSAGMDLSACLTENLILPNGKVVFVPTGLAMSIPEGYEGQIRPRSGFSTKNSIIMPNTPGTIDSDYRGEILIPLLNISGVDFVLEPGTRVAQMVLHSVSQLPIQVVSELIPTERGAGGFGSTGK; from the coding sequence ATGAACCAACCGAATTTGCACATTCAAATTTTAAGAGAGGGAGCGGTTCTCCCTGAATACAAAACCTCTGGTTCGGCGGGGATGGATTTGTCTGCTTGCCTCACCGAAAACCTAATCCTGCCAAATGGAAAAGTGGTATTTGTTCCCACAGGTCTTGCGATGAGTATTCCCGAAGGGTATGAAGGCCAAATTCGACCAAGAAGCGGATTTTCTACAAAGAATTCCATCATTATGCCAAATACCCCTGGCACCATCGACTCGGATTACAGAGGAGAAATTCTTATCCCACTTCTAAACATAAGTGGTGTGGATTTTGTTTTGGAGCCCGGGACAAGGGTTGCCCAAATGGTCCTTCACTCGGTTTCGCAGCTGCCGATACAGGTTGTTTCGGAACTTATCCCCACGGAACGAGGAGCGGGAGGATTTGGGAGCACTGGAAAATAA
- the flgA gene encoding flagellar basal body P-ring formation chaperone FlgA → MRVWFLIFFSLVLSLPVLAKEKDFRLYLKPKTIVGGGEVRLSDFTNWKGNWNPVLFHNLQSPKVLTPEQLVDVLNSRYAKEITETGESVSFEVMGKEGILLPKTTLISKKDLERSLWQNLKESVEQTIGEDGDLFRLSSEKDSLLTILGTKLVWRNTGRTLHAGKRLFPLDYYFDGKLVHSESVPFLIEEKKNAYFTTREIPAKTVLTEKDVEIRSFFTADHNREYVEESPVGKTALNAFLSDMTIEKKQVRTLHTIERGQEVQLVYTTGNLLLKIKTRALASGNRGDEIPVLNLISQKIIRARVQNEGICLFAEI, encoded by the coding sequence ATGAGAGTTTGGTTCCTTATCTTTTTTAGTTTGGTTCTATCTTTGCCTGTTTTGGCAAAGGAAAAAGATTTTCGGCTTTACCTAAAACCCAAAACCATTGTGGGTGGAGGGGAAGTTCGTTTGTCAGATTTTACCAACTGGAAAGGAAATTGGAACCCGGTACTATTTCATAATTTACAATCACCCAAAGTTTTGACACCGGAACAATTGGTGGATGTTTTAAATTCTCGTTATGCGAAAGAAATAACAGAGACGGGAGAATCTGTTTCTTTTGAAGTAATGGGAAAAGAGGGGATTTTGCTTCCTAAAACCACTCTCATTTCAAAGAAAGATTTAGAACGTTCTCTTTGGCAAAACTTAAAAGAATCTGTGGAACAAACAATCGGTGAAGACGGAGATTTGTTTCGGTTGAGTTCTGAAAAAGATTCTTTACTCACTATCTTAGGAACCAAACTTGTTTGGCGTAACACTGGTCGTACCCTCCATGCGGGGAAACGCCTTTTTCCCTTGGATTATTATTTTGATGGAAAGTTGGTTCATTCGGAATCTGTTCCTTTCTTAATTGAAGAAAAGAAAAACGCTTATTTTACTACGAGAGAAATCCCGGCAAAAACAGTGTTAACTGAGAAAGATGTAGAAATCCGTTCTTTTTTTACAGCAGACCATAACCGCGAGTATGTGGAAGAAAGTCCTGTTGGGAAAACTGCTCTGAATGCTTTTCTTAGTGACATGACCATTGAAAAAAAACAAGTCCGTACCCTTCACACCATTGAAAGGGGACAAGAGGTTCAGCTTGTGTATACGACAGGAAATCTTTTATTAAAAATTAAAACAAGAGCACTTGCCTCAGGAAATCGTGGCGATGAAATCCCTGTCCTCAATCTGATTTCTCAAAAAATCATAAGAGCTAGAGTCCAAAATGAAGGGATCTGCCTTTTTGCAGAAATTTAG
- the flgG gene encoding flagellar basal-body rod protein FlgG codes for MMRSLWTGATGMIAQQFHIDTVANNLANVNTTGFKKNRVDFEDLVYQHQVLAGTPATSVSEIPTGVNVGHGVKVAATQKLFEIGSFQATGNKLDLALTGEMAFFKIQMPDGTFSYSRDGSYKIDSNQQVVTSNGYLLEPPIILPENAILNTLMVSEEGEVTVKIGNDIRPTTIGQLELYRFVNPAGLQAVGKNLFRETVASGPEIPGMPSQEGYGSVLQGFLEMSNVKIVEEMVNMIVAQRAYESNSKTIQTSDNMLSTAIGLKR; via the coding sequence ATGATGCGATCCCTTTGGACCGGTGCTACCGGGATGATTGCCCAACAATTCCATATTGATACGGTTGCCAATAACCTTGCGAACGTAAACACCACTGGTTTTAAAAAGAACCGTGTGGACTTTGAAGATTTAGTTTACCAACACCAAGTGCTTGCGGGAACTCCAGCCACCTCTGTTTCCGAAATTCCTACTGGCGTGAATGTGGGTCATGGCGTAAAAGTTGCCGCCACACAAAAGTTATTCGAAATTGGGTCTTTCCAAGCTACTGGAAACAAACTAGACCTTGCCCTTACCGGTGAGATGGCATTTTTCAAAATCCAAATGCCCGACGGAACCTTCTCTTATTCACGAGACGGATCCTATAAAATTGATTCCAACCAACAAGTGGTTACTTCTAACGGTTATTTACTCGAACCGCCTATCATCTTACCAGAGAATGCCATCCTCAATACTTTAATGGTTTCTGAAGAGGGAGAAGTAACAGTAAAAATCGGAAACGATATCCGTCCAACCACCATTGGACAATTGGAACTTTACCGATTTGTGAACCCAGCGGGTCTCCAAGCCGTTGGTAAAAACTTATTTCGAGAAACGGTCGCATCTGGTCCTGAAATTCCAGGGATGCCTTCGCAAGAAGGATACGGAAGTGTCTTACAAGGGTTTTTAGAAATGAGTAACGTTAAAATCGTAGAAGAGATGGTGAATATGATTGTGGCACAAAGAGCTTACGAATCCAATTCCAAAACCATCCAAACATCGGATAACATGCTTTCAACGGCAATTGGTTTGAAACGTTAA